In the genome of Maribacter forsetii DSM 18668, the window CTGGAGTCATTTTTGGTTTAATTTCTAGTATTTTGGTTGCTTTCCCTACGGGAGACTGGAATGCTAAAAATGTTGCTAAACATCAACCTGCGGCTTTTGCGGCAATGGAAGGTATTTTTGAAACTGAAGAGGCTGGTGCCGAAATAGTGCTTATAGGACAACCTAATATGGTTGAAAAAAAATTGGACAACAAAATTGCCGTACCAAACATATTAAGCTTTTTAACCTATCAAGATTGGGATAAACAGATTGATGGAATGGATAAATTTGAAAAAGAGGAATTACCAGACAACGTACCTGCCCTATATTATTCGTATCATATTATGGTTGGTTTGGGTACCGTGTTTATGGGCATCATGGCATTAGCTGCTTTTCTACTGTGGCGTAAAAAATTATACAATATAAAACCACTACTTTGGACAATTATGTTTCTAGTTCCGTTCCCTTATATCGCAAACCTAACAGGTTGGTACACTGCTGAATTAGGAAGACAGCCATATTTGGTTTATGGCTTATTAAGAACTAGCGATGGTATTTCACCAACCGTTTCTTCTGGTAATACCTTGTTTACATTACTAGGTTTTGTTGCTTTATATATGCTACTTGGACTACTATTTTTAGTCTTAGTCGGTAAAACTATTAACGAAGGTCCTAAATCTAAATTACATTAATTATGGAAATATTCTGGTACATTTCAATAGCCGTTGTTTTAGCTGTATTTTTTATTTTAGATGGTTATGATTTCGGAACAGGAATCATTCATTTATTCTTCGCTAAAACCGAAAAAGACAAAGAAGTAATTGCAAAATCTGCTGGCTTATTCTGGGATTCTAATGAGGTTTGGTTAGTCGCTGCCGGTGGTATGCTTTTTATGGCTTTCCCCACATTTTACGCTTCTGTTTTTAGCGGATTCTATTTGCCGTTAATACTCGTTTTATGGCTCATAATCTTTAGAGCTATCGGACTTGAATTAAGGAGTCAGTTTAAATTTCAAATGTGGAAAGATATCTGGGATACATCTTTTGGAGTTTCTAGTTTACTATTAGCCTTATTCTTTGGTATTGCTTTAGGCAATATTGTAAGAGGTGTTAACCTAGGTGGTGTCGATAATGGAATATCTGTTCACGAAGGACATTATTTCTTTTTACCGTTATGGGATGGTAGCTTTAGCCCTTTGACCGACCACCCTGGAGTTATAGATTGGTTTACAATTATTATAGGATTAATAGCTGTGGTAACCCTAGCTATACATGGTGCAAACTGGATTATCTTAAAAACTAATTCCTCTATAAATACGAAGCTTAAAGGGGTCATTTTTAAGCTAAATATTGTTTTAGCTACTCTTACCGTTTTTTCATTAGTTGTATGGCAAGTAGTGAATCCGAATTCATTAGATAACTTTGGTGACAAACCATATTTACTCATATTTCCATTAATTTACTTAAGTGGATTGGTAGGATTGTTTTTTATCAAAAAAATAAAAAAAGACAGTCACGCATTTATACTATCGTCTTTATTGATTGTTGGTGGCATTACATCGTCGTTGGCTTCTTTGTTCCCTGTAATATTACCTTCAGTGAACGATACTCATGAACCGTTAACTATTTATAATACTGCAGCATCAGAATACGGGTTGTCTGTGGGCATTTATTGGGGTATTTTAGGGTTCCTCCTTATATTAATTTACATGATCATTCAAAAAAGACTGATGAAGGGTAAAGTCGACAATATGGATTATGGGCATTAGTATAAAGAGACCATCATGACAGGTACGTTAATATCATTGATCAGTATTCTTATAGGTATTATTGCCGCTAACGTTTTTGGTAATTTTAAAAAGAAGTATTCTTTTGGCTTTACCGGCAATACTGTAATTGGTGTTTTTGGAAGTATCTTATTTATAAAAACCTTTGGTCGTTTAGGCTTTAACCCGTGGTCTATAATGAACAATGGAGATTTTGATGGTTTTCGCCTAACCATAAATTTAGTAGTATCTGCTATTGGCGGTGTTTTAGGTCTTATAATTGCAAAAAAGGTCTATCAGAAATTCAATAAATCTTAAACGTCACAACCTATTTATTGTAGAACCAACTTTTCAGTTTAGGTCAGATTTATTATTTCTCTTCTTTTTTCTTGTTGAATTTATAAATAAGCCAAATAAAACCTACAACAAAGTGAAGTAAGATGATACCTGCAATAACATAAATCAGTGTATTTGAACTTCCTCTCATAGCTACCATATTTTAAGCACATTCTTAAAATTAAGTCTCTTTCCAGCAAAGAAATATGACATTAGTCAATATAATTAAGACTGTCTTTTGATATTTTTATTTGATAACATTTTCCGTACGTAGCTATTAATAATACGGCTGTTCGTTCATGTCATAAAATCATATACCTCAATTCCACTTTTATATAATTAGCATCTGTAACAATAGTTACATTAGAAGTACTTAAAATTCCATTACTTTGTTCTTTCAACAAAATACTATGAATTTACTATATGATCCATGGCCATGGTATGTGGCCGGACCTTTAATTGCCCTTACCATGTTTGTACTGCTTTCTGTTGGCAAACAATTTGGCATGTCTTCCAACCTTAGAACCATGTGTTCTATTGGTGGTGCAGGCAAATACTCTGATTTCTTTAAGTTCGATTGGAGAGCTCAACGATGGAATTTAGTTGTAGTAGTTGGTGCTGTCATTGGTGGCTTTATTGCTTCTCAACTTATGTCTGACAATACCGTAAAGATAAATCCTGAAATTGCGCAGCAGCTTTCCACGGATTACGGAATTGAAAGTGCCGGTGAAGCTTATTTACCGCCAGAACTTTTTGCTACTGAAAATCTTTCCGATCCTTTTGTTTTGGCTATTTTAATTTTAGGCGGATTCATGGTTGGGTTTGGCGCGCGTTATGCTGGGGGTTGTACCAGTGGGCATGCCATATCCGGCTTAAGTAATTTACAGTTGCCTTCCCTAATTGCCGTTATCGGTTTCTTTATTGGTGGCTTAGTTATGATTCACCTTTTATTCCCCCTAATTTTTAGCTAGTATGAAGTATTTAAGTTATTTGACCATTGGTATATTTTTTGGTATCATCATGTACAAATCTGAAGCTGCATCGTGGTTTCGTATTTATGAAATGTTCCAATTTGGGTCTTTCCATATGTATGGGATTATAGGTTCTGCCCTTGTTATTGGAGTTATCGGTGTGCAAATCATCAAAAAATATAAAATCAAAGCGATTGGTGGCAATGAGATGAATTTACACCCGAAGCAAAAAGGGATTACAAGATATCTCGTTGGTGGTATTATTTTCGGTTTAGGATGGGCTTTAGCAGGTGCTTGCCCAGGACCAATGTACGTGCTTGCAGGTGCTGGTTACTTTTCAATCTTAATCGTTATTGCGAGTGCTATTCTAGGCACTTTCGTTTACGGATTTATAAAAGACAAACTACCGCATTAAACCTTATTTAGCTTTGGGCGGATAATTTTGGTGATAACCACAACCATCCAATTCCCAATAGAAACAATATATAAAATAAAAGTAGAGAGATAGGGCGGTTCACCATAACTGTCCTATTTTCTTTTAGTTCCGTACCAAACTGTTTTGCATTGGCTACCCTATTTTTTGATGCACTTAAAGATTTCCAATCCTTATCATCATACACGTAATAAGAAAATTGTAAAGTACTATCAGTTTCTATCCTTAACCTGTTCCATCCTTTTTTCTTCGGATACGTAGTGCCTGAATATTTAAAGGGTACTGTTGAATTTTGAAGCAATGGTACACGATTTCCTTCTGTATTCTTGATAGATAGTTCTTCTAAACCTGTTCGTAACTCAAAATTAAAAGGTGCTCCTATTATAGGCAATTCGGTTTGCGATTTCCACTCTACAGCCAAAGCTTTTTGCTTTACAATCTTATCTAAAATCTGGGTCCATATTCTTGAATATGCCTGTTCTTCTCCTTTTAGAAGCAACTGGTAACTACTTGTCAATGTTGCAGTTGCCACTCTACCTAAGCCCAATTGTTTGTAATAGGATAAATTACCAAATTCATTGGCATTGATAGGATTTACAGCAAATGCTTCGGAAAACCTGAATGGATATTTTTCTACTGTTATATTAGAATTCGATAATTGAATTTCATTTCTACCATCTCTTTTAAAACTAAAATATGAAGTGTTAACACCGAGATTAAATAACCTTTCGCTAGGCTGAATAAACAATCCCAATCCGTTTTCGCGTATGCTATTTTCAAATCGATTCTTTACAGATTTACCAAAATTGAAATAGGTCTCCGTATCTGCAATAACAACGTTAAACTGATTTAAAGATTCCTCCGTAAATTGATAAACGGGTGATGCTTTCGTATTAAAATATTCAAACTTGTACTTGCCTTTGGTAAGCTGACTACGTACCGTAACTTCATAACCGGCATCGGCTAAAAAATTCTTTAGGTACTTTGTTTCAAACGTGGGGAAGTTGTTTATAATTAAGATGCTTACCGGTTCTTTTTCTCGAATTGTAATCGGTAGCGGATTCGAAGCTAACAATTTACCCACACTATCTTTTTCTGCTAATTGATAGACAAAATTTCCACACGCTTTAGGTACAGTTTTCAATGAGAAATGATGATTTGATTTTTCTTTAAAAGGTATAGAATCCAAACCATTACCACGTGAATCCTGTAATACCAACTGAGCGCTTAACTTTGGTTTTGAGTACATTCCCTTAACCCGTAATTCATCGCCTAAAACAAGTTGATTTGTAAAGTTTAACAGTGTAATTCCTGACGGAATTTCACTAGGCACATAGGTTGTTGGTAAGCTATCAAACGCATAGAAATCAAACTCCTCTACTCCATTACCGATTACAATTGCGCTTGTAAGCGAATCCAAAGCTTTACGAACCGATTTCTTCGGATTGTATTCTATAGGTTGAATACCCTTAAAAACTGCTTCTAAACTATCTTTCTGCTTTTCATTAAAGCCATCAGTCAACAAAAGCCCTTGTTGGTCCTGCATTTTGACCTCTTTCGTTGGTTCCAAAACAATGAGGACTAAAGCAAGAACAGTTAAGAATGCCACAATAGAATTGAATACAAATCTGCCCTTATTTCGTGTTTTCCATTCCTTAAAAATAAAAGCTACAAATACCAGCAGACCACCCAAAACAACGGGTATCAACAATTCTTTCTGAGCAAATGACAAGCCATCAATCATACACTTCCAACTGTTTTAGAAATAGTGAATTGATTTCATCTATATATGCCTTTTCAGCTCCTGGTATTTGTGGTGTTTTTGGTAATGCCAACAACAATCCTTTTTGCACAAACCTATAGTTTGTAACTGTTCTACCGGTGTTGTTCTCCATACTTTTTAGCCCTTGCAATACCTGTAAATACTTCCCAGGGTTTTCTATTGCCAATTGAGCCAACTCATTCCCTGCAGCGGTAAAAAGAGTATTATCCGACTCATGGTAATCACTTTCGCTATGCGCCAATTGCTCTAAACGACTAACTGCTTTCTCTATGGCTTCAAAAGGTCGTTCTGCCGTAATAGTCTCATTTTTACTGTAATTTTCAATATCCTTTATTTTACCGGTAAGTCGGCTATCTTCTTTAATCGGTGGCGGGTCAAATCCTATTCGGTGCACATAAATACGGGCACTGTTTTTTATTTCTTGAATGTATTTTAAGGCATCATATTGAAACGGTAAAGACTTTTCTGGCTCATACAAACGTAAATGTAATTCGGCATCCCACATAATACTTAATGCCTTTCGCAACTTCGTTTTTAGCGATTCTTCAAATAAGGTAGATTCTTCTGGATCATCGTGATTATGAAGGTAATCGTGCAATGGGTCTTCAGGTTCTTCGGTATCACCTTCATGCTCGTGGTCATGTTGTTCTACCAGGTTATGCTCGTTATCCCCATCGTGGTCGTGCATAAAATCTTTCAATATATTTTCATCTTCTTCTCCGTGGTCATGTTCCTCACCTTCAGCATGATCATGGTCCTCACCTTCTTCATCGCTTTCGATCTCTTCTGGAGCTTCTTCCATCTCAGATTCATCGCCCATAAACTGTCCGTACTTTAAACGCAATGCTTTTTGGTCAAACCCCAGTTCATTACTTCTCGACTTAAATTCCTTGCTAGTAATGTTTGGTTTGTCTTTTATTAGCTTCTCTGTATCTATAATAAGTTGACGCTGACTTCTAAAATAATCCGGCATTTGGTCAACACCCAAAGTTCCTTCTACACCATATTGCTCACCAACTGTATCTTTAATTACAGCGAAGTAGGTTTCGCTACGCGACA includes:
- a CDS encoding cytochrome ubiquinol oxidase subunit I, giving the protein MEDMIFYDRLQFAFTITFHYIFPQLTMGLSLLIVYFKWKYLRNKIEKYNDSAKFFMKIFAINFTMGVVTGIPMEFQFGTNWAKFSELTGGIIGQTLAMEGMFSFFLESSFLALFIFGEKLMGQKLHLLTGFLVFLGSWASGWFILATNAWMQHPVGYEILENGKFVLENFSALFSNPWLLPAFLHNQLASVVTSSFVVASIGAFYILRNKQIEHGKLFLKTGVIFGLISSILVAFPTGDWNAKNVAKHQPAAFAAMEGIFETEEAGAEIVLIGQPNMVEKKLDNKIAVPNILSFLTYQDWDKQIDGMDKFEKEELPDNVPALYYSYHIMVGLGTVFMGIMALAAFLLWRKKLYNIKPLLWTIMFLVPFPYIANLTGWYTAELGRQPYLVYGLLRTSDGISPTVSSGNTLFTLLGFVALYMLLGLLFLVLVGKTINEGPKSKLH
- the cydB gene encoding cytochrome d ubiquinol oxidase subunit II encodes the protein MEIFWYISIAVVLAVFFILDGYDFGTGIIHLFFAKTEKDKEVIAKSAGLFWDSNEVWLVAAGGMLFMAFPTFYASVFSGFYLPLILVLWLIIFRAIGLELRSQFKFQMWKDIWDTSFGVSSLLLALFFGIALGNIVRGVNLGGVDNGISVHEGHYFFLPLWDGSFSPLTDHPGVIDWFTIIIGLIAVVTLAIHGANWIILKTNSSINTKLKGVIFKLNIVLATLTVFSLVVWQVVNPNSLDNFGDKPYLLIFPLIYLSGLVGLFFIKKIKKDSHAFILSSLLIVGGITSSLASLFPVILPSVNDTHEPLTIYNTAASEYGLSVGIYWGILGFLLILIYMIIQKRLMKGKVDNMDYGH
- a CDS encoding YeeE/YedE family protein, whose protein sequence is MNLLYDPWPWYVAGPLIALTMFVLLSVGKQFGMSSNLRTMCSIGGAGKYSDFFKFDWRAQRWNLVVVVGAVIGGFIASQLMSDNTVKINPEIAQQLSTDYGIESAGEAYLPPELFATENLSDPFVLAILILGGFMVGFGARYAGGCTSGHAISGLSNLQLPSLIAVIGFFIGGLVMIHLLFPLIFS
- a CDS encoding DUF6691 family protein; this encodes MKYLSYLTIGIFFGIIMYKSEAASWFRIYEMFQFGSFHMYGIIGSALVIGVIGVQIIKKYKIKAIGGNEMNLHPKQKGITRYLVGGIIFGLGWALAGACPGPMYVLAGAGYFSILIVIASAILGTFVYGFIKDKLPH